One genomic region from Quercus robur chromosome 4, dhQueRobu3.1, whole genome shotgun sequence encodes:
- the LOC126723870 gene encoding pentatricopeptide repeat-containing protein At3g53170 isoform X2 produces the protein MEPNALTLTNLRLSTTCSTKFPRDQNQTNTPKSYAQIPKRSPGPVSKGLQKDSKKDLSRILRTDAAIKGIARKANSRKYTQLWPKAVLEALDEAIRENQWQTALKIFGLLRKQHWYDARCQTYTRLLVMLGKCRQPEQASLLFEILLSEGLRPTVDVYTALLSAYGQSGFLDKALSTLDDMKSVSECKPDVYTYSILINCCTKFCRFDLIGQILAEMSFLGIECSTVTYNTIIDGYGKAEMFELMENTLTDMIESETCLPDVFTLNTLVGAYGNSGQIEKMEKWYDEFLLMGLKPDIKTFNILIKSYGKAGMYEKMRSVMDYMEKRFFSPTTVTFNTVIDVFGKAGNIERMDEYFKKMKHQGIKPNSITYCSLVRAYSKVGLITKVDSILRQVENSDVILDTPFFNCIISAYGQAGDVEKMRELFLEMKERECKPDNITFATMIQAYNAQDMTEAAEKLVNKMIATKESTGTRLIGN, from the exons ATGGAGCCCAACGCTCTCACTCTCACTAACCTACGCTTGTCCACCACCTGTTCGACAAAATTCCCCAGAGACCAAAACCAGACGAACACACCAAAATCTTATGCCCAAATACCGAAACGGAGCCCCGGACCCGTCTCAAAAGGGCTCCAGAAGGACTCCAAGAAGGACTTGTCTCGGATTCTGAGAACTGATGCTGCCATAAAAGGCATAGCGAGGAAAGCCAATTCGAGAAAGTACACGCAACTGTGGCCTAAAGCTGTTCTGGAGGCCTTGGATGAGGCTATCAGAGAGAATCAGTGGCAGACTGCTCTtaag atttttggATTGCTTCGTAAGCAACATTGGTATGATGCAAGATGCCAAACGTACACAAGGTTGTTAGTGATGCTTGGCAAGTGCAGGCAACCTGAGCAGGCAAGCTTGCTGTTTGAGATCCTGTTGTCTGAAGGGCTCAGACCTACTGTTGATGTCTACACTGCTCTTCTAAGTGCTTATGGGCAAAGTGGCTTTCTTGACAAGGCTTTATCCACTCTTGATGATATGAAATCGGTGTCTGAATGCAAACCAGATGTATATACATATTCCATTCTTATTAATTGTTGCACTAAATTTTGTCGTTTTGATCTGATTGGACAAATTCTTGCTGAGATGTCATTTCTGGGGATCGAGTGCAGCACTGTGACATACAATACTATTATAGACGGATATGGTAAGGCGGAAATGTTTGAACTAATGGAGAACACATTGACAGATATGATTGAAAGTGAAACCTGCCTTCCTGATGTTTTCACGTTAAATACTTTAGTTGGGGCTTATGGGAATAGTGGGCAGATCGAGAAAATGGAGAAGTGGTATGATGAATTCCTGCTAATGGGGCTAAAGCCAGACATTAAGACATTCAATATTCTGATCAAATCATATGGTAAAGCGGGCATGTATGAGAAGATGAGGTCTGTTATGGATTATATGGAGAAGAGGTTTTTCTCTCCAACAACAGTTACTTTTAATACAGTCATTGATGTATTTGGAAAAGCTGGAAATATTGAGAGGATGGATGaatacttcaagaaaatgaagcatCAGGGAATAAAGCCCAACTCTATTACCTACTGCTCTCTTGTTAGAGCTTACAGTAAAGTTGGGcttataacaaaagttgattcAATTTTGAGACAAGTAGAGAATTCTGATGTAATACTAGATACCCCTTTCTTTAACTGCATTATCAGTGCATATGGTCAGGCTGGTGATGTGGAAAAGATGAGAGAGTTGTTCTtggaaatgaaagagagagaatgcaAACCTGATAATATCACCTTTGCTACCATGATCCAAGCCTACAATGCACAAGACATGACTGAGGCTGCTGAAAAATTGGTGAATAAGATGATTGCCACCAAAGAGAGCACTG gCACAAGGTTGATCGGTAACTAA
- the LOC126723870 gene encoding pentatricopeptide repeat-containing protein At3g53170 isoform X1 has protein sequence MEPNALTLTNLRLSTTCSTKFPRDQNQTNTPKSYAQIPKRSPGPVSKGLQKDSKKDLSRILRTDAAIKGIARKANSRKYTQLWPKAVLEALDEAIRENQWQTALKIFGLLRKQHWYDARCQTYTRLLVMLGKCRQPEQASLLFEILLSEGLRPTVDVYTALLSAYGQSGFLDKALSTLDDMKSVSECKPDVYTYSILINCCTKFCRFDLIGQILAEMSFLGIECSTVTYNTIIDGYGKAEMFELMENTLTDMIESETCLPDVFTLNTLVGAYGNSGQIEKMEKWYDEFLLMGLKPDIKTFNILIKSYGKAGMYEKMRSVMDYMEKRFFSPTTVTFNTVIDVFGKAGNIERMDEYFKKMKHQGIKPNSITYCSLVRAYSKVGLITKVDSILRQVENSDVILDTPFFNCIISAYGQAGDVEKMRELFLEMKERECKPDNITFATMIQAYNAQDMTEAAEKLVNKMIATKESTGFEGHPCRGG, from the exons ATGGAGCCCAACGCTCTCACTCTCACTAACCTACGCTTGTCCACCACCTGTTCGACAAAATTCCCCAGAGACCAAAACCAGACGAACACACCAAAATCTTATGCCCAAATACCGAAACGGAGCCCCGGACCCGTCTCAAAAGGGCTCCAGAAGGACTCCAAGAAGGACTTGTCTCGGATTCTGAGAACTGATGCTGCCATAAAAGGCATAGCGAGGAAAGCCAATTCGAGAAAGTACACGCAACTGTGGCCTAAAGCTGTTCTGGAGGCCTTGGATGAGGCTATCAGAGAGAATCAGTGGCAGACTGCTCTtaag atttttggATTGCTTCGTAAGCAACATTGGTATGATGCAAGATGCCAAACGTACACAAGGTTGTTAGTGATGCTTGGCAAGTGCAGGCAACCTGAGCAGGCAAGCTTGCTGTTTGAGATCCTGTTGTCTGAAGGGCTCAGACCTACTGTTGATGTCTACACTGCTCTTCTAAGTGCTTATGGGCAAAGTGGCTTTCTTGACAAGGCTTTATCCACTCTTGATGATATGAAATCGGTGTCTGAATGCAAACCAGATGTATATACATATTCCATTCTTATTAATTGTTGCACTAAATTTTGTCGTTTTGATCTGATTGGACAAATTCTTGCTGAGATGTCATTTCTGGGGATCGAGTGCAGCACTGTGACATACAATACTATTATAGACGGATATGGTAAGGCGGAAATGTTTGAACTAATGGAGAACACATTGACAGATATGATTGAAAGTGAAACCTGCCTTCCTGATGTTTTCACGTTAAATACTTTAGTTGGGGCTTATGGGAATAGTGGGCAGATCGAGAAAATGGAGAAGTGGTATGATGAATTCCTGCTAATGGGGCTAAAGCCAGACATTAAGACATTCAATATTCTGATCAAATCATATGGTAAAGCGGGCATGTATGAGAAGATGAGGTCTGTTATGGATTATATGGAGAAGAGGTTTTTCTCTCCAACAACAGTTACTTTTAATACAGTCATTGATGTATTTGGAAAAGCTGGAAATATTGAGAGGATGGATGaatacttcaagaaaatgaagcatCAGGGAATAAAGCCCAACTCTATTACCTACTGCTCTCTTGTTAGAGCTTACAGTAAAGTTGGGcttataacaaaagttgattcAATTTTGAGACAAGTAGAGAATTCTGATGTAATACTAGATACCCCTTTCTTTAACTGCATTATCAGTGCATATGGTCAGGCTGGTGATGTGGAAAAGATGAGAGAGTTGTTCTtggaaatgaaagagagagaatgcaAACCTGATAATATCACCTTTGCTACCATGATCCAAGCCTACAATGCACAAGACATGACTGAGGCTGCTGAAAAATTGGTGAATAAGATGATTGCCACCAAAGAGAGCACTG GCTTTGAAGGACATCCTTGCAGAGGCGGGTAA
- the LOC126723870 gene encoding pentatricopeptide repeat-containing protein At3g53170 isoform X3, whose protein sequence is MEPNALTLTNLRLSTTCSTKFPRDQNQTNTPKSYAQIPKRSPGPVSKGLQKDSKKDLSRILRTDAAIKGIARKANSRKYTQLWPKAVLEALDEAIRENQWQTALKIFGLLRKQHWYDARCQTYTRLLVMLGKCRQPEQASLLFEILLSEGLRPTVDVYTALLSAYGQSGFLDKALSTLDDMKSVSECKPDVYTYSILINCCTKFCRFDLIGQILAEMSFLGIECSTVTYNTIIDGYGKAEMFELMENTLTDMIESETCLPDVFTLNTLVGAYGNSGQIEKMEKWYDEFLLMGLKPDIKTFNILIKSYGKAGMYEKMRSVMDYMEKRFFSPTTVTFNTVIDVFGKAGNIERMDEYFKKMKHQGIKPNSITYCSLVRAYSKVGLITKVDSILRQVENSDVILDTPFFNCIISAYGQAGDVEKMRELFLEMKERECKPDNITFATMIQAYNAQDMTEAAEKLVNKMIATKESTGILLCL, encoded by the exons ATGGAGCCCAACGCTCTCACTCTCACTAACCTACGCTTGTCCACCACCTGTTCGACAAAATTCCCCAGAGACCAAAACCAGACGAACACACCAAAATCTTATGCCCAAATACCGAAACGGAGCCCCGGACCCGTCTCAAAAGGGCTCCAGAAGGACTCCAAGAAGGACTTGTCTCGGATTCTGAGAACTGATGCTGCCATAAAAGGCATAGCGAGGAAAGCCAATTCGAGAAAGTACACGCAACTGTGGCCTAAAGCTGTTCTGGAGGCCTTGGATGAGGCTATCAGAGAGAATCAGTGGCAGACTGCTCTtaag atttttggATTGCTTCGTAAGCAACATTGGTATGATGCAAGATGCCAAACGTACACAAGGTTGTTAGTGATGCTTGGCAAGTGCAGGCAACCTGAGCAGGCAAGCTTGCTGTTTGAGATCCTGTTGTCTGAAGGGCTCAGACCTACTGTTGATGTCTACACTGCTCTTCTAAGTGCTTATGGGCAAAGTGGCTTTCTTGACAAGGCTTTATCCACTCTTGATGATATGAAATCGGTGTCTGAATGCAAACCAGATGTATATACATATTCCATTCTTATTAATTGTTGCACTAAATTTTGTCGTTTTGATCTGATTGGACAAATTCTTGCTGAGATGTCATTTCTGGGGATCGAGTGCAGCACTGTGACATACAATACTATTATAGACGGATATGGTAAGGCGGAAATGTTTGAACTAATGGAGAACACATTGACAGATATGATTGAAAGTGAAACCTGCCTTCCTGATGTTTTCACGTTAAATACTTTAGTTGGGGCTTATGGGAATAGTGGGCAGATCGAGAAAATGGAGAAGTGGTATGATGAATTCCTGCTAATGGGGCTAAAGCCAGACATTAAGACATTCAATATTCTGATCAAATCATATGGTAAAGCGGGCATGTATGAGAAGATGAGGTCTGTTATGGATTATATGGAGAAGAGGTTTTTCTCTCCAACAACAGTTACTTTTAATACAGTCATTGATGTATTTGGAAAAGCTGGAAATATTGAGAGGATGGATGaatacttcaagaaaatgaagcatCAGGGAATAAAGCCCAACTCTATTACCTACTGCTCTCTTGTTAGAGCTTACAGTAAAGTTGGGcttataacaaaagttgattcAATTTTGAGACAAGTAGAGAATTCTGATGTAATACTAGATACCCCTTTCTTTAACTGCATTATCAGTGCATATGGTCAGGCTGGTGATGTGGAAAAGATGAGAGAGTTGTTCTtggaaatgaaagagagagaatgcaAACCTGATAATATCACCTTTGCTACCATGATCCAAGCCTACAATGCACAAGACATGACTGAGGCTGCTGAAAAATTGGTGAATAAGATGATTGCCACCAAAGAGAGCACTGGTATCCTGCTATGCTTGTAG